One genomic segment of Halalkalicoccus tibetensis includes these proteins:
- a CDS encoding molybdopterin-dependent oxidoreductase yields the protein MTTTDRSRERREEIEAILERKPGVREVRDEADRYTVVGAAGRGTYANWLTPVEEHFVCHRNAIPEIEDDSWSVAFSGGLAGEASVAELAERFPTVAVAHTMECAGNGRGQHEPETGSVQWGFEAAATAVWTGVPLSSVLRAFSEELPEEGWLTAVGGDPDEEGVFARSIPLEKAVDDCILAVGVNGRQIPAEHGYPVRLLVPGWYGVNSVKWLDELRLADSMVTEGSLDRPGRHARWQQEDYRIHPAGEAPEWMETIGTADTWGQLESDEVAHPYTFDQNVMSVIGTPDGEGSIRAGEIDVCGVAWAGDDSVERVEVSFTGGDEWTEAERFGPEYSGAWRLFRCSWNAEPGTHRLVSRATDEHGRTQPATIGSPEEGLDALGSGRYPWNEGGYAANAYLPNALEVRVEPDE from the coding sequence ATGACGACCACCGACCGCTCGCGGGAGCGCCGCGAGGAGATCGAGGCGATCCTCGAGCGAAAGCCCGGCGTCCGTGAGGTCCGCGACGAGGCGGATCGGTATACGGTCGTCGGAGCCGCGGGACGGGGCACCTACGCGAACTGGCTGACGCCGGTCGAGGAGCACTTCGTCTGTCACCGCAACGCGATCCCCGAGATCGAGGACGACTCCTGGAGCGTCGCCTTCTCCGGTGGGCTCGCGGGCGAGGCCTCGGTGGCAGAACTCGCCGAACGGTTCCCGACGGTCGCGGTCGCGCACACGATGGAGTGTGCGGGCAACGGACGGGGCCAGCACGAGCCCGAGACCGGCAGCGTCCAGTGGGGCTTCGAGGCCGCCGCCACCGCCGTCTGGACGGGCGTCCCCCTGAGCTCCGTGCTGCGGGCGTTCTCGGAAGAGCTCCCCGAGGAGGGCTGGCTGACCGCCGTGGGTGGTGACCCGGACGAGGAGGGCGTCTTCGCGCGGTCGATCCCCCTCGAAAAGGCGGTGGACGACTGCATTCTGGCCGTCGGCGTCAACGGTCGGCAGATCCCCGCCGAGCACGGCTATCCCGTCCGGCTGCTCGTCCCGGGCTGGTACGGCGTCAACAGCGTGAAGTGGCTCGACGAGCTGCGCCTCGCGGACTCGATGGTCACGGAGGGCTCGCTCGACCGGCCCGGGCGCCACGCGCGGTGGCAACAGGAGGACTACCGGATCCATCCCGCCGGCGAGGCTCCCGAATGGATGGAAACGATCGGAACCGCAGACACCTGGGGGCAGTTGGAATCGGACGAGGTCGCACATCCCTACACGTTCGATCAGAACGTCATGTCGGTGATCGGGACGCCCGACGGCGAGGGGTCGATCCGCGCCGGGGAAATCGACGTCTGTGGGGTCGCGTGGGCGGGCGACGACTCGGTCGAGCGCGTCGAGGTTTCCTTCACTGGAGGCGACGAGTGGACCGAGGCAGAGCGCTTCGGTCCCGAGTATTCGGGTGCCTGGCGGCTCTTCCGGTGCTCCTGGAACGCGGAGCCGGGCACTCACCGCCTCGTCTCGCGGGCGACCGACGAGCACGGGCGGACCCAGCCCGCGACGATCGGCTCGCCCGAGGAGGGGCTCGACGCCCTCGGCTCCGGTCGGTACCCCTGGAACGAGGGCGGATACGCGGCCAACGCGTACCTGCCGAACGCGCTCGAGGTCCGAGTCGAGCCCGACGAGTAG
- the carB gene encoding carbamoyl-phosphate synthase large subunit has protein sequence MTDEDTVDGEQRTILLIGSGPIQIGQAAEFDYSGAQACRALQEEGARVVLVNSNPATIMTDPEMADKVYIEPITTEAIAEIIRKEQPDGVIAGLGGQTGLNVTAELAEEGVLDEHDVEIMGTPLETIYATEDREQFRHRMEEIGQPVPRSRTIESMAEIEGAVEDVGGLPVIMRTTYTLGGSGSGVVGEMDELKESVRKGLRLSRNGEVLITESIAGWVELEYEVMRDADDSCIIICNMENLDPMGIHTGESTVVTPSQVIPDDGHQEMRTAALDVIRDLGIQGGCNIQFAWRDDGTPGGEYRVVEVNPRVSRSSALASKATGYPIARVTAKVALGKRLHEIDNEITGETTAAFEPAIDYVVTKVPRWPKDKFSEVDFELGTAMKSTGEAMSIGRTFEESLLKALRSTEYDPDVDWDELSDAELETEYLESPTPDRPYAMFEAFERGYSVEEVCELTGIYEWYVERYRNIAGAATAARNGEFAGATGIGFTNAQVAAGIDANEASTIPQADGGTIDAVEASAPERDFKQVDTCAGEFAASTPYYYSSRARGDRLGRDELQIDTDAESVVIVGGGPIRIGQGVEFDYCTVHAVQALRENGIEAHVVNNNPETVSTDYDTSDGLFFEPITAEEVADVIEATGADGAMIQFGGQTSVDIGEPLEAEIERRGLDCEVMGTTVDAMDLAEDRDRFNGLMDELGIAQPEGGTATSEPEALDLAHEIGYPVLVRPSYVLGGRAMEVVHSDEELTEYIEEAVRVAPDKPILVDEFLEGAVELDVDAVSDGERVLIGGIMEHVETAGVHSGDSACMIPPRWLEADAMGRIREVTEDIARALDTVGLLNVQLAVHEGEVYVLEANPRSSRTVPFVSKATGVPIAKLAARVMAGASLDELDAAERIPEQTSVKEVVLPFDRLPGSDPRLGPEMKSTGEVMGTADSFGKAYWKAQQAAGAVLPKGGTAVIDLDVDGFDEFYEVREFEDVPEAIREGKVDLVVTRDRDSLETAVEEDVTYYSTAPSVQAALEALRARDEPLDVRAVSERPVKEAEWGR, from the coding sequence ATGACCGACGAGGACACGGTCGACGGGGAGCAACGGACGATCCTGCTGATCGGGAGCGGCCCGATCCAGATCGGGCAGGCCGCCGAGTTCGACTATTCGGGCGCGCAGGCCTGCCGAGCCCTGCAGGAGGAAGGGGCCCGAGTCGTCCTCGTCAACTCGAACCCCGCGACGATCATGACCGACCCGGAGATGGCCGACAAGGTCTACATCGAACCCATCACGACCGAGGCCATCGCGGAGATCATCCGCAAGGAGCAGCCCGACGGCGTGATCGCGGGGCTGGGCGGCCAGACGGGGCTGAACGTCACCGCCGAGCTCGCCGAGGAGGGCGTGCTCGACGAGCACGACGTCGAGATCATGGGCACGCCGCTGGAGACGATCTACGCGACCGAGGACCGCGAGCAGTTCCGCCACCGGATGGAGGAGATCGGCCAGCCGGTGCCCCGCTCGCGCACCATCGAGTCGATGGCCGAGATCGAGGGCGCCGTCGAGGACGTCGGCGGCCTGCCCGTGATCATGCGCACCACCTACACGCTCGGCGGATCGGGCTCGGGCGTCGTCGGCGAGATGGACGAGCTCAAGGAGTCGGTGCGCAAGGGGCTTCGCCTCTCGCGGAACGGCGAGGTGCTGATCACGGAGTCGATCGCCGGCTGGGTCGAACTCGAGTACGAGGTGATGCGCGACGCCGACGACTCGTGTATCATCATCTGCAACATGGAGAACCTCGACCCGATGGGCATTCATACGGGCGAGTCCACCGTCGTCACCCCCTCGCAGGTGATCCCCGACGACGGCCACCAGGAGATGCGGACCGCGGCGCTCGACGTGATCCGCGATCTCGGTATCCAGGGCGGCTGTAACATCCAGTTCGCCTGGCGCGACGACGGCACCCCCGGCGGCGAATACCGCGTGGTGGAGGTCAACCCGCGCGTGTCTCGCTCCTCGGCGCTGGCCTCGAAGGCGACCGGGTATCCCATCGCGCGCGTCACCGCGAAGGTCGCGCTCGGGAAACGGCTCCACGAGATCGACAACGAGATCACCGGCGAGACCACCGCGGCCTTCGAGCCCGCGATCGACTACGTGGTGACGAAGGTCCCGAGGTGGCCCAAGGACAAGTTCTCCGAGGTCGACTTCGAGCTCGGCACCGCGATGAAGAGCACGGGCGAGGCGATGTCGATCGGACGAACCTTCGAGGAGTCGCTGCTGAAGGCGCTTCGCTCCACCGAGTACGACCCCGACGTCGACTGGGACGAGCTGTCGGACGCGGAGCTCGAGACGGAGTACCTCGAGAGCCCGACGCCGGACCGCCCCTACGCGATGTTCGAGGCGTTCGAGCGGGGCTACTCGGTCGAGGAGGTCTGCGAGCTGACGGGCATCTACGAATGGTACGTCGAGCGCTACCGGAACATCGCCGGGGCGGCGACCGCGGCACGGAACGGCGAGTTCGCGGGCGCGACCGGGATCGGCTTCACGAACGCGCAGGTCGCGGCGGGGATCGACGCGAACGAGGCCTCGACGATCCCGCAGGCCGATGGCGGGACGATCGACGCGGTCGAGGCGAGCGCGCCCGAGCGCGACTTCAAGCAGGTCGACACCTGCGCCGGCGAGTTCGCGGCCTCGACGCCGTACTACTACTCCTCGCGCGCCCGCGGCGACCGTCTGGGTCGCGACGAGCTGCAGATCGATACGGACGCCGAGAGCGTCGTGATCGTCGGTGGCGGCCCCATCAGGATCGGTCAGGGCGTCGAGTTCGACTACTGTACGGTCCACGCGGTCCAGGCGCTCCGGGAGAACGGCATCGAGGCCCACGTCGTCAACAACAACCCCGAGACCGTTTCGACGGACTACGACACCTCGGACGGGCTGTTCTTCGAGCCCATCACCGCCGAGGAGGTCGCCGACGTGATCGAGGCGACGGGCGCCGACGGCGCGATGATCCAGTTCGGCGGCCAGACTTCCGTCGACATCGGCGAGCCCCTGGAGGCGGAGATCGAACGCCGGGGGCTCGACTGCGAGGTCATGGGAACGACCGTCGACGCGATGGACCTCGCGGAGGACCGCGACCGCTTCAACGGACTGATGGACGAGCTGGGGATCGCCCAGCCCGAGGGCGGCACCGCGACCAGCGAGCCCGAGGCGCTCGATCTGGCCCACGAGATCGGCTATCCCGTCCTCGTGCGGCCCTCCTACGTGCTCGGGGGCCGCGCGATGGAGGTCGTCCACTCGGACGAGGAGCTCACGGAGTACATCGAGGAGGCGGTGCGGGTCGCACCCGACAAGCCGATCCTCGTCGACGAGTTCCTCGAAGGGGCCGTCGAGCTCGACGTCGACGCCGTCTCCGACGGTGAGCGCGTGCTGATCGGCGGGATCATGGAACACGTCGAGACCGCCGGGGTCCACTCGGGCGACTCGGCGTGTATGATCCCGCCGCGCTGGCTCGAGGCCGACGCGATGGGACGCATCCGCGAGGTGACCGAGGACATCGCCCGCGCGCTCGACACCGTCGGGCTGCTCAACGTCCAACTGGCGGTCCACGAGGGCGAGGTCTACGTGCTCGAGGCAAACCCCCGCTCCTCGCGGACGGTGCCGTTCGTCTCGAAGGCCACGGGCGTACCGATCGCGAAGCTCGCCGCGCGCGTCATGGCCGGCGCGAGCCTCGACGAGCTCGACGCCGCCGAGCGGATCCCCGAGCAGACCAGCGTCAAGGAGGTCGTCCTGCCGTTCGACCGCCTCCCCGGCAGCGATCCCCGTTTGGGCCCGGAGATGAAATCGACGGGCGAGGTCATGGGCACGGCCGACTCCTTCGGCAAGGCCTACTGGAAGGCCCAGCAGGCCGCCGGCGCCGTCCTCCCGAAGGGCGGCACCGCGGTGATCGACCTCGACGTCGACGGCTTCGACGAGTTCTACGAGGTCCGGGAGTTCGAGGACGTCCCCGAGGCGATCCGCGAGGGGAAGGTCGACCTCGTGGTCACGCGTGACCGCGACTCGCTCGAGACCGCCGTCGAGGAGGACGTCACCTACTACTCGACGGCCCCGAGCGTGCAGGCGGCGCTCGAAGCCCTGCGTGCGCGCGACGAGCCGCTGGACGTGCGCGCGGTCTCCGAGCGCCCGGTGAAGGAAGCCGAGTGGGGCCGCTGA
- a CDS encoding SDR family oxidoreductase gives MAIETVLVAGASGKTGRELLNLLRTTGLSVRAMTRDPGKVDQLERLGADEVIVGNLLEQADADRAVSGVDAVLCAVGTKPGLGALTGPFVDGQGVMTLADAASEAGVEHFVFESSLGVGDAKAGLPLPARLLIRPILRAKDRSESHLRESGLTYTILRPGMLTDDAPSGDAVVGEGGDSVSGRISRADVARLMVAAPFTPEAAGRTLEIAGRDGLRGTPTNVVAMRWVEPSAV, from the coding sequence ATGGCCATCGAAACCGTGCTGGTGGCGGGTGCGAGCGGGAAGACGGGCCGCGAGCTCCTGAACCTCCTTCGAACCACGGGGCTCTCGGTCCGCGCGATGACGCGCGATCCCGGGAAGGTCGATCAGTTGGAACGGCTGGGCGCCGACGAGGTGATCGTCGGGAACCTCCTCGAGCAGGCCGACGCCGACCGCGCCGTTTCGGGCGTCGACGCCGTGCTCTGTGCGGTCGGGACGAAACCCGGCCTCGGGGCGCTCACGGGCCCGTTCGTCGACGGGCAGGGCGTGATGACCCTCGCTGACGCCGCGAGCGAGGCGGGCGTCGAACACTTCGTCTTCGAGTCCTCCCTGGGGGTCGGCGACGCGAAGGCCGGCCTGCCCCTTCCTGCGCGCCTGCTCATCCGGCCGATCCTGCGCGCGAAGGACCGATCCGAGAGCCATCTCCGCGAGTCGGGCCTGACCTACACGATCCTCCGACCCGGGATGCTGACCGACGACGCGCCCTCGGGCGATGCCGTCGTCGGCGAGGGCGGCGACTCGGTCTCGGGTCGCATATCGAGGGCAGACGTCGCGCGGCTGATGGTCGCCGCGCCCTTCACCCCCGAGGCCGCCGGTCGGACCCTCGAGATCGCGGGCCGGGACGGCCTTCGCGGCACGCCGACGAACGTCGTGGCCATGAGGTGGGTCGAGCCGAGCGCGGTATAG
- a CDS encoding glycerophosphodiester phosphodiesterase — MATGRSIDPLWAAESVRVSVPETAPSLIAHRGFAGEYPENTAAAIRAAAAAADWVEIDCRPTADGAIAVFHDHRLDRCTPLSGPVSEVGSEALFSTPVDGGGTVLSLPTALSLVPAEVGVVLDLKGRSGESPTGEPEDWGWIDRVVEVARDAPNPTLASTFWEGALSTVDGRLPTAYLFADDVEEAFTVAERHGCRAIHPPSELIAGTPFAARDAPDDLLSRAEERGLAVNVWTVTGRHEAAALAERGVDGLIADYGDVLAPRALPP, encoded by the coding sequence ATGGCTACCGGCCGGAGCATCGATCCACTGTGGGCCGCCGAGTCGGTCCGCGTGTCGGTCCCGGAGACCGCACCGTCGCTGATCGCCCACCGCGGCTTCGCGGGCGAGTACCCGGAGAACACGGCCGCTGCGATCCGGGCGGCCGCCGCCGCGGCCGACTGGGTCGAGATCGACTGCCGACCGACCGCCGACGGCGCGATCGCCGTCTTCCACGACCACCGCCTCGACCGCTGCACCCCCCTCTCGGGGCCCGTCAGCGAGGTCGGGAGCGAGGCGCTGTTCTCGACGCCCGTCGACGGCGGCGGGACCGTCCTCTCGCTGCCCACGGCCCTCTCGCTCGTCCCGGCCGAGGTCGGCGTCGTGCTCGACCTCAAGGGCCGATCCGGTGAGTCGCCGACCGGCGAGCCCGAGGACTGGGGCTGGATCGACCGCGTCGTCGAGGTCGCCCGGGACGCCCCGAACCCGACCCTCGCCTCGACGTTCTGGGAGGGGGCGCTCTCGACGGTCGACGGACGCCTGCCGACGGCCTATCTCTTCGCCGACGACGTCGAGGAGGCGTTCACCGTCGCCGAACGACACGGCTGTCGGGCGATCCATCCTCCATCGGAACTGATCGCCGGGACGCCCTTTGCCGCCCGCGACGCGCCCGACGACCTCCTCTCGCGGGCCGAGGAGCGCGGACTCGCGGTCAACGTCTGGACGGTCACGGGTCGCCACGAGGCGGCGGCGCTCGCGGAGCGGGGCGTCGACGGGCTCATCGCGGACTACGGCGACGTCCTCGCGCCGCGCGCGCTCCCGCCGTAG
- the carA gene encoding glutamine-hydrolyzing carbamoyl-phosphate synthase small subunit, translating into MSDAYLAIEGGRVLEARTRAPGTARGELVFTTAYTGYEESLTDPSYEEQVLTFSYPLVGNYGVREERFESERVHPRAAIALELTDDLADWLAEQGVPAIDHVDTRDLVTEIRDEGAMKCGIAAGPDATPEDAREELAECKGMSEHVDIGAQVSVEESYTVEGGGEFDVALIDCGAKGSITSSLVERGADVHVLPYDTTPAEIEELDPDVLFVSNGPGDPANFEAARVLVEEFVGEIPVAGICLGQQIVARALGGETEKMTFGHRGVNQPVRDLRSGKVVMTTQNHGYTVAEPGDLEVTQINVNDDTPEGLESDELGVITRQYHPEANPGPHDSLDFFDDVLGMARTQAASPSAD; encoded by the coding sequence ATGTCGGACGCCTACCTGGCAATCGAGGGCGGGCGCGTGCTCGAAGCGCGTACCCGCGCCCCCGGAACCGCACGCGGGGAACTGGTCTTCACGACCGCCTACACTGGCTACGAGGAGAGCCTGACCGACCCCTCCTACGAGGAGCAGGTGTTGACCTTCTCGTACCCGCTGGTGGGGAACTACGGCGTTCGAGAGGAGCGATTCGAGTCCGAGCGGGTCCACCCCCGCGCCGCGATCGCCCTCGAACTCACCGACGATCTGGCCGACTGGCTCGCCGAACAGGGCGTGCCAGCGATCGACCACGTCGACACGCGCGATCTGGTCACCGAGATCCGCGACGAGGGTGCGATGAAATGCGGGATCGCCGCCGGCCCCGACGCCACCCCCGAGGACGCCCGCGAGGAACTCGCCGAGTGCAAGGGGATGAGCGAGCACGTCGACATCGGCGCGCAGGTCAGCGTCGAGGAGTCCTATACGGTCGAGGGCGGGGGCGAGTTCGACGTCGCGCTGATCGACTGTGGCGCGAAGGGATCGATCACCTCCTCGCTGGTCGAGCGCGGCGCGGACGTCCACGTCCTGCCCTACGACACGACGCCCGCGGAGATCGAGGAGCTCGACCCCGACGTGCTGTTCGTCTCGAACGGGCCGGGCGACCCCGCGAACTTCGAGGCTGCCCGAGTGCTCGTCGAGGAGTTCGTCGGCGAGATCCCCGTCGCGGGGATCTGTCTGGGCCAGCAGATCGTCGCCCGGGCGCTGGGCGGCGAGACCGAGAAGATGACCTTCGGCCACCGCGGCGTCAACCAGCCCGTCCGGGACCTGCGCTCGGGGAAGGTCGTGATGACGACCCAGAACCACGGCTACACGGTCGCGGAGCCGGGCGATCTGGAGGTGACCCAGATCAACGTCAACGACGACACGCCCGAGGGCCTCGAGAGCGACGAGCTGGGCGTGATCACCCGCCAGTACCACCCCGAGGCGAACCCGGGGCCCCACGACTCGCTCGACTTCTTCGACGACGTCCTCGGGATGGCCCGCACGCAGGCCGCGAGCCCGAGCGCCGACTGA
- a CDS encoding Lrp/AsnC family transcriptional regulator: protein MDELDREILDVLRHDARTPYTEIAERVGTSEGTVRNRIERLTETGIIERFTVTTRTGNIKAMIELGVDVAVDTTEVAGRMAEWTAVDYVWQVSGEEDVVLIVDAADTGEVNDLITRARDMDEVVSTTTRLILDEQR from the coding sequence ATGGACGAGCTGGATCGGGAGATCCTCGACGTGCTGCGCCACGACGCCCGAACCCCCTACACGGAGATCGCCGAACGGGTCGGAACCAGCGAGGGGACGGTCAGAAACCGGATCGAGCGGCTGACCGAGACCGGGATCATCGAGCGCTTCACCGTCACCACCCGGACGGGCAACATCAAGGCGATGATCGAGCTCGGCGTCGACGTCGCGGTCGACACCACCGAGGTCGCCGGGCGGATGGCCGAGTGGACCGCCGTCGACTACGTCTGGCAGGTCTCGGGCGAGGAGGACGTCGTGTTGATCGTCGACGCCGCCGACACCGGCGAGGTCAACGACCTCATCACGCGTGCCCGCGACATGGACGAGGTCGTGAGCACCACCACCCGGCTGATCCTCGACGAGCAGCGCTAG
- a CDS encoding PHP-associated domain-containing protein, with the protein MLSLDLHAHTRFFHGHDRLAARFDRYGHAALAGVAKRRGLDGVALTNHDYYRPLGDPEEGFLSIPGIEISTTKGHVLVLGPDPPTRTEKGRLTPAEAVELAHDRGCVAIIAHPFRNSTIRETDVEFDAIELNGKHPRTWPLVREIAEVRGIPLVGGSDAHYPIEVGRAYTRIEADPSPESIVGAIREGRVEARLSDDPFARLVRRGYRRVHEYKGHLGDSPGIGPPPGDEGASGDD; encoded by the coding sequence GTGCTCTCGCTCGATCTCCACGCACACACACGGTTCTTCCACGGCCACGACCGTCTGGCGGCCCGGTTTGACCGGTACGGCCACGCCGCGCTCGCCGGCGTCGCGAAGCGCCGCGGGCTCGACGGCGTCGCCCTGACGAACCACGACTACTACCGGCCGCTCGGCGATCCCGAAGAGGGCTTCCTCTCGATCCCGGGGATCGAGATCTCGACGACGAAGGGCCACGTCCTCGTCCTCGGCCCCGATCCCCCGACCCGGACCGAGAAGGGGCGGCTCACGCCCGCAGAGGCGGTCGAGCTCGCCCACGACCGGGGCTGTGTCGCGATCATCGCTCACCCGTTTCGCAACAGCACGATCCGCGAGACCGACGTCGAGTTCGACGCGATCGAGCTCAACGGCAAACATCCCCGAACGTGGCCGCTCGTCCGGGAGATCGCCGAAGTGCGGGGGATTCCGCTGGTCGGGGGCAGCGACGCCCACTATCCCATCGAGGTCGGGCGTGCTTACACGCGGATCGAGGCCGACCCCAGCCCCGAGTCGATCGTCGGGGCGATCCGCGAGGGCCGGGTCGAGGCTCGGCTCTCGGATGACCCCTTCGCCCGGCTCGTCCGGCGGGGCTACCGACGCGTCCACGAGTACAAGGGTCACCTCGGCGATAGCCCTGGAATCGGGCCGCCGCCCGGGGACGAGGGCGCGAGCGGCGACGACTAG
- a CDS encoding diacylglycerol kinase family protein, translated as MAGNEDDCVVVVNPESGRGDDGISRIRELAAEYGFELAVSEEPGDPVDLTRKAIEAGATRIGACGGDGTVNEVVRGIDAAGALEATLLGVIPGGTGNNFAGNVGVEGIEHGFELLAEGETRRIDLGVAGDQLFVNSSVCGLTADASESTSSDLKGRFGELAYVFNTIDRMRDFESIPLHVHAEDAGGSWDGNAMFVLIGNARRFPAGGNEQANVEDGLFEVTIIEDVSTGQLVRETATRRLLGGEVSSLHRLTASSLTVDVRGDEPVSFSFDGEIARFDELPCRVRPGALAVRVGDAYDPIPPEPEDV; from the coding sequence ATGGCCGGCAACGAGGACGACTGTGTCGTCGTCGTGAACCCCGAGAGCGGTCGGGGGGACGACGGTATCTCGAGGATACGCGAACTGGCTGCCGAGTACGGGTTCGAACTCGCGGTCTCCGAGGAGCCCGGTGACCCCGTCGATCTGACCCGCAAGGCGATCGAGGCGGGCGCGACCCGGATCGGTGCCTGTGGCGGCGACGGGACGGTGAACGAGGTCGTCCGCGGGATCGACGCCGCGGGGGCGCTCGAGGCGACGCTGCTGGGTGTGATCCCCGGCGGGACCGGCAACAACTTCGCGGGCAACGTCGGCGTCGAGGGGATCGAACACGGCTTCGAGCTGCTGGCCGAGGGGGAGACCCGTCGGATCGATCTCGGGGTCGCCGGCGACCAGCTGTTCGTCAACTCCTCGGTTTGCGGGCTGACCGCCGACGCCAGCGAGTCGACCTCCTCGGACCTGAAGGGGCGCTTCGGCGAGCTCGCGTACGTCTTCAACACGATCGACCGGATGCGCGACTTCGAGTCGATCCCGCTGCACGTCCACGCCGAGGACGCGGGCGGGAGCTGGGACGGCAACGCGATGTTCGTCCTGATCGGCAACGCGCGGCGCTTTCCCGCCGGCGGGAACGAGCAGGCCAACGTCGAGGACGGCCTGTTCGAGGTGACGATCATCGAGGACGTCTCGACGGGCCAGCTGGTCCGCGAGACCGCGACCCGCCGCCTCCTCGGCGGCGAGGTCAGCAGCCTCCATCGGCTGACCGCCTCGTCGCTAACCGTCGACGTCAGGGGCGACGAGCCGGTCTCGTTTAGCTTCGACGGCGAGATCGCCCGGTTCGACGAGCTCCCCTGTCGCGTCCGGCCAGGTGCCCTCGCGGTGCGGGTCGGCGACGCCTACGACCCGATCCCGCCGGAACCGGAGGATGTTTGA
- a CDS encoding NUDIX hydrolase has protein sequence MSVQDTAGEEPHENARQEVIAVDADDAEQGLVNRLEAHTGDGIRHRAFTALVFDNDDNILLAQRSPEKRLWDTHWDGTVASHPVQGQSQEDATRARLDDELGIAPSQYTDLRVTDKFEYKRYYPHEGVEHEVCAVLKCTLDDTTLDPDEAEVAGLMWVPYERLYENPKWYRQLRLCPWFEIAMRRDFD, from the coding sequence ATGAGCGTTCAGGACACCGCGGGCGAGGAGCCACACGAGAACGCCCGCCAGGAGGTCATCGCGGTCGACGCCGACGACGCAGAACAGGGGCTCGTCAACCGCCTCGAGGCCCACACCGGCGACGGGATCCGCCACCGGGCGTTTACCGCCCTGGTCTTCGACAACGACGACAACATCCTGCTGGCCCAGCGCAGCCCCGAGAAACGTCTCTGGGACACCCATTGGGACGGCACCGTCGCCTCCCACCCCGTCCAGGGCCAGAGCCAGGAGGACGCCACCCGGGCTCGACTCGACGACGAACTCGGGATCGCCCCCTCCCAGTACACCGACCTGCGGGTGACCGACAAGTTCGAGTACAAACGCTACTACCCCCACGAGGGCGTCGAACACGAGGTCTGTGCCGTGCTCAAATGCACGCTCGACGATACTACCTTGGACCCCGACGAGGCCGAGGTCGCGGGGCTGATGTGGGTGCCCTACGAACGGCTCTACGAGAACCCCAAGTGGTACCGCCAGCTTCGCCTCTGTCCCTGGTTCGAGATCGCGATGCGCCGCGATTTCGACTGA
- a CDS encoding MBL fold metallo-hydrolase codes for MAPDSRVYRLVDGISNVYLVDDGELTLVDAGTPGDAKEIREGIRALGHAVADVDRVLLTHYDYDHVGALSSLGLNVPIHAGEPDATYVTGAAKPPLTNLKGLTQRVLGRSLDHPDLTSLPVTDGEEIGGFRAYRTPGHTAGHTVYLHEGLDVAFLGDCVREEESTLQPMPGWLCADAERNHESIKELSERIPTFDYGAPGHGEPITAGASAVLRRVAAGL; via the coding sequence ATGGCACCCGACAGCCGCGTCTATCGCCTCGTGGACGGCATCTCGAACGTCTATCTCGTCGACGACGGCGAACTGACGCTCGTCGACGCCGGGACGCCGGGCGACGCGAAGGAGATCCGCGAGGGGATCCGCGCGCTCGGCCACGCCGTCGCCGACGTCGACCGCGTCCTGCTCACCCACTACGACTACGACCACGTCGGCGCGCTCTCCTCGCTCGGACTGAACGTCCCGATCCACGCCGGCGAGCCCGACGCGACCTACGTGACCGGCGCGGCGAAGCCCCCGCTTACGAACCTGAAGGGGCTCACCCAGCGCGTCCTCGGGCGGAGCCTCGACCACCCGGACCTCACCTCGCTGCCGGTGACCGACGGCGAGGAGATCGGCGGCTTCCGGGCCTACCGCACGCCGGGCCACACCGCCGGCCACACGGTCTACCTCCACGAAGGGCTCGACGTCGCCTTCCTCGGCGACTGCGTCCGAGAGGAGGAGAGCACCCTCCAGCCGATGCCGGGTTGGTTGTGTGCGGACGCGGAGCGAAACCACGAGAGCATCAAGGAGCTCTCCGAACGGATCCCGACCTTCGATTACGGCGCGCCGGGCCACGGCGAGCCGATCACCGCGGGCGCGAGCGCCGTCTTGCGCCGCGTCGCGGCCGGGCTGTAA